The following DNA comes from Bathymodiolus thermophilus thioautotrophic gill symbiont.
TTCAATATTCTTAATGGGGACTGAAAAAGCCAATGAAGCACTTAATAGGCTTGCCATTAAAACGAGTTTAACGATTATTTTTTTCATGGCAATAAGACAGTTAGAGGATAAAAAAATGTGTAATTATACAGCGTTTAATGTTGTTTGTGAGAATGCCCTGCGTCCTTAAGTCTTGTTAGATAATTAGACCAGCGTACCTCGTATTCTGTCGCAAGATTATACAAATGTTCCCAAGAATAAATGCCACTATCGTGACCATCGCTAAAAAACAAAACAATGGCATAATTACCAGTAGGTTCAATGCGCTTAATAGTAACATTTTCTTTGCCTATTT
Coding sequences within:
- a CDS encoding gamma-butyrobetaine hydroxylase-like domain-containing protein, which encodes MQTPSNITLNKAKNLLTLTFGDTEYPLTAEYLRVHSPSAEVVGHGPGQETLQIGKENVTIKRIEPTGNYAIVLFFSDGHDSGIYSWEHLYNLATEYEVRWSNYLTRLKDAGHSHKQH